In a single window of the Nocardioides sp. L-11A genome:
- a CDS encoding ABC transporter permease has product MTTLIDAHAATAVPLSPAELPARPSLRETVDQTLAMAWRATKKMRRNPEQFFDVTIQPLLFTAMFAYIFGGAISGSVQDYLPLIIPGILAQTALTTCMAMGTQLREDMDKGTFDRFRSLPIARIAPLAGPALADVIRYTIAATLTILVGIAMGYRPGGGVLGTLGGWLLTIVAAWSLAWIFTWLGTVARSAQAVQGISMMIMFPLTFLSNAFVPAETLPGWLEAFVKVNPVSHVVTACRDLINEGQVTTEVAWALLGCAVVVAIFAPLAVRSYSRKV; this is encoded by the coding sequence ATGACCACGCTCATCGACGCCCACGCCGCGACCGCCGTACCGCTGTCGCCGGCGGAGCTGCCCGCCCGCCCGTCCCTGCGCGAGACCGTCGACCAGACCCTGGCGATGGCCTGGCGCGCGACGAAGAAGATGCGCCGCAACCCGGAGCAGTTCTTCGACGTCACCATCCAGCCGCTGCTGTTCACCGCGATGTTCGCCTACATCTTCGGCGGCGCGATCTCCGGCAGCGTGCAGGACTACCTGCCGCTGATCATCCCGGGCATCCTGGCGCAGACCGCGCTCACCACCTGCATGGCGATGGGCACCCAACTGCGCGAGGACATGGACAAGGGCACCTTCGACCGCTTCCGGTCGCTGCCGATCGCCCGGATCGCGCCGCTGGCCGGTCCGGCGCTGGCCGACGTCATCCGTTACACGATCGCCGCGACGCTGACCATCCTGGTCGGCATCGCGATGGGCTACCGGCCGGGCGGCGGCGTCCTCGGCACGCTGGGCGGCTGGCTGCTGACGATCGTCGCGGCCTGGTCGCTGGCCTGGATCTTCACCTGGCTCGGCACCGTGGCCCGCTCCGCTCAGGCGGTGCAGGGCATCTCCATGATGATCATGTTCCCGTTGACCTTCCTGTCCAACGCGTTCGTCCCGGCGGAGACCCTGCCGGGCTGGCTCGAGGCGTTCGTCAAGGTCAACCCGGTCTCGCATGTGGTCACCGCGTGCCGCGACCTGATCAACGAGGGCCAGGTGACCACCGAGGTCGCATGGGCACTGCTCGGCTGCGCCGTCGTGGTCGCGATCTTCGCGCCGCTGGCCGTGCGGTCGTACTCGCGCAAGGTCTGA